From Rutidosis leptorrhynchoides isolate AG116_Rl617_1_P2 unplaced genomic scaffold, CSIRO_AGI_Rlap_v1 contig65, whole genome shotgun sequence, one genomic window encodes:
- the LOC139884973 gene encoding protein MIS12 homolog, translating into MEGSESEAIFNSLNINPQQFINEALNSVDDLIDDAFEFYTKQASIHLKTDGTNRSQDLTKGVNYIRNMVQSALDKRLGLWEKYCLQHCFAVPEGFSLPRNDGSRGDDSVSQDLLTDPDQDAQLASLREKLNAVGKESVQLNRELQTLKRETASSGRSAELLKEALQPYEDNSVNYMFQEVEKTVSDMRTKMNQLHKKMMKDIDRDRTEKMFNPSEELIGMKRGNGLANVELEDLQKFIAELKNA; encoded by the exons ATGGAAGGCAGCGAAAGCGAAGCTATATTCAATTCCCTCaacataaacccacaacaattCATCAACGAAGCTCTCAACAGCGTCGATGATTTAATTGATGACGCTTTTGAATTCTACACTAA GCAAGCATCCATCCATTTGAAAACGGACGGCACCAATCGCTCGCAAGATCTAACCAAG GGTGTAAATTACATTCGAAATATGGTTCAATCGGCTTTGGATAAGAGGCTGGGACTGTGGGAGAAATACTGTCTTCAGCACTGTTTTGCGGTTCCAGAAGGCTTCTCTTTACCCAGGAAT GATGGTTCACGTGGTGATGATTCAGTAAGCCAAGATTTACTTACGGATCCAGATCAAGATGCACAGTTAGCTTCCTTAAGGGAGAAGCTTAATGCA GTTGGGAAGGAATCTGTTCAACTGAATAGAGAGCTCCAAACATTAAAGAGAGAGACTGCTTCAAGTGGTCGGTCTGCTGAACTTCTCAAAGAGGCATTACAACCATATGAAGACAACTCGGTAAATTACATGTTCCAAG AGGTGGAAAAGACTGTATCTGATATGCGTACAAAGATGAATCAGCTGCACAAAAAAATGATGAAAGATATCGACCGTGATAGAACAGAGAAGATGTTTAACCCAAGCGAGGAGTTGATTGGAATGAAGCGTGGAAATG GTCTGGCAAATGTTGAGTTGGAAGATCTTCAAAAATTTATAGCTGAGTTGAAGAATGCATGA
- the LOC139884974 gene encoding uncharacterized protein — translation MSAYDGVVVEKLKLKGKPLIVKSAGVTKKKRKLKNNRRLDIYITGVQSKSYSEEESGNNEEVESKNEYLTPAERKFMQQREKIEQKLLAKMAKKSHRDRIHEFNQYLANLSEHHDIPKVGPG, via the exons ATGTCGGCGTACGACGGCGTAGTTGTCGAGAAGCTGAAGCTAAAGGGCAAACCACTGATCGTAAAATCAGCCGGCGtcacgaaaaagaaaagaaaactcaAGAACAACAGGAGACTCGACATTTACATAACAG GAGTTCAGTCAAAGTCCTATTCAGAGGAGGAGAGTGGCAATAACGAAGAAGTAGAATCAAAGAATGAGTATCTAACGCCAGCAGAAAGGAAGTTTATGCAACAGAGAGAGAAGATTGAGCAGAAGTTACTGGCAAAGATGGCCAAAAAATCTCACCGCGATCGGATTCATGAGTTTAATCAGTATCTGGCAAATCTTAGCGAGCACCACGACATCCCCAAAGTCGGGCCCGGCTAA
- the LOC139884975 gene encoding LOW QUALITY PROTEIN: putative RNA methyltransferase At5g10620 (The sequence of the model RefSeq protein was modified relative to this genomic sequence to represent the inferred CDS: substituted 1 base at 1 genomic stop codon), whose translation MAIAAILQATASSSTLSSSSSSGRGCVYAGQSVRALPVRLVTVGKKRSPGVQLIVDEYIQKIKPYCALDDVQIKSNPKNARDWKAQLDDEDVAVMNIIRSDDWVVMLDENRQDIFPEKMAELVGDAGNSGASRLLFCVGGTYGHGQQVXKRRNLSIKLSSMVLNHQISLLVLMEQRCRSWTILKGQNYHY comes from the exons ATGGCAATTGCCGCCATTCTTCAAGCGACTGCTTCTTCGTCtactctttcttcttcttcttcatcag gtagagGATGCGTATACGCGGGTCAATCAGTG AGGGCATTGCCTGTACGATTGGTAACTGTAGGGAAAAAGAGGTCGCCTGGTGTCCAATTAATTGTAGATGAATACATTCAGAAGATCAAACCTTACTGCGCCCTTGACGATGTTCAAATTAAATCCAACCCCAAAAACGCACG TGATTGGAAAGCTCAGTTGGACGATGAAGATGTCGCTGTGATGAATATTATCAGGTCTGACGATTGG GTCGTGATGCTGGATGAGAATAGACAAGACATCTTTCCAGAGAAGATGGCTGAATTAGTTGGGGATGCTGGGAATTCA GGAGCTTCAAGGCTCTTGTTTTGCGTTGGCGGAACCTATGGACATGGACAACAAGTTTGAAAGCGTCGTAACTTATCCATTAAGTTGTCTTCAATGGTTTTAAATCATCAAATATCATTGCTTGTGCTCATGGAACAACGTTGTAG GTCATGGACTATTCTCAAGGGACAAAATTACCATTACTAA